Proteins from a single region of Corvus hawaiiensis isolate bCorHaw1 chromosome 6, bCorHaw1.pri.cur, whole genome shotgun sequence:
- the TNNI2 gene encoding troponin I, fast skeletal muscle, producing MSDEEKRRRAATARRQHLKSAMLQLAATEIEKEAAAKEVEKQNYLAEHCPPLSLPGSMQELQELCKKLHAKIESVDEERYDTEVKLQKTTKELEDLSQKLFDLRGKFKRPPLRRVRMSADAMLRALLGSKHKVCMDLRANLKQVKKEDTEKEKDLRDVGDWRKNIEEKSGMEGRKKMFEAGES from the exons TGAAGAG aaaaggaggagggcAGCCACTGCCCGTCGGCAGCACCTGAAG agTGCTATGCTCCAGCTGGCTGCcactgaaatagaaaaagaagcagctgctAAAGAAGTGGAAAAGCAAAACTACCTGGCAGAACATTGCCCTCCTCTGTCGCTCCCAGGATCCATGCAGGAACTTCAG GAGCTGTGCAAAAAGCTTCATGCCAAGATAGAGTCAGTGGATGAGGAGAGGTATGACACAGAGGTGAAGCTACAGAAGACTACCAAGGAG CTGGAAGACTTGAGCCAGAAACTCTTTGACCTTCGTGGCAAGTTCAAGCGGCCGCCGCTGCGCAGGGTGCGCATGTCTGCTGACGCGATGCTGCGGGCCCTGCTGGGCTCCAAGCACAAGGTCTGCATGGACCTCCGAGCCAACCTGAAGCAAGTGAAGAAGGAGGACACTGAGAAG gAGAAGGATCTCCGCGATGTCGGTGACTGGAGGAAGAACATTGAAGAGAAGTCTGGCATGGAGGGCAGAAAGAAGATGTTCGAGGCTGGCGAGTCCTAA